One window of the Danaus plexippus chromosome 25, MEX_DaPlex, whole genome shotgun sequence genome contains the following:
- the LOC116775324 gene encoding NADH dehydrogenase [ubiquinone] 1 beta subcomplex subunit 3, which yields MGGHGHGAPYTIPKYTEFNIKGIPQLEELEKALAQKGLKDPWIRNEAWRYHPGFGTKLQRARKLFFRGLPLGLALTVATVAFDKLIGGEDHDHGHH from the exons ATGGGTGGTCACGGTCATGGGGCTCCCTACACAATACCAAAGTATActgaattcaatattaaaggCATCCCGCAACTGGAAGAACTTGAGAAAGCTCTCGCCCAAAAAGGATTGAAGGACCCCTGGATCAG GAATGAAGCCTGGAGGTACCATCCTGGTTTTGGTACAAAGCTTCAGAGAGCTCGTAAACTGTTCTTCCGTGGGCTACCCCTCGGTTTAGCTCTCACTGTTGCTACCGTTGCCTTCGACAAACTGATTGGTGGAGAGGATCATGACCACGGACACCATTAG
- the LOC116775232 gene encoding protein Rae1, giving the protein MFNQLGGANSNPNKDVEVASPPEDTVSALEFSPPSVPQTFLIAGSWDCRVRCWEVEASGKTVLKAVQGMDGPILDVAWHDDGSKVFMASTDKSVKCWDLASNQTMQVAAHDAPVKTCHWIKAPNYTCLMTASWDKTLKFWDTRSSVPIMTMNLTERCYCADVDYPMAVVGTADRGICIYTLEGKPAEFKRVESPLKYQHRCIAIFKDKKTKQPTGFAVGSVEGRVAIQYVTPANPKDNFTFKCHRSAGTTAGYQDIYAVNDVAFHPAHGTLATVGSDGSFSFWDKDARTKLKSSELIDQPLTKCAFNHNGQIFAYAVGYDWSKGHEHYNQAKKTYIFLRPCYEDLKPRST; this is encoded by the exons ATGTTTAATCAACTTGGAGGTGCCAACAGTAATCCTAACAAGGATGTGGAGGTAGCATCCCCACCGGAGGATACAGTTTCCGCTCTGGAGTTCTCTCCCCCTTCAGTTCCGCAGACATTCTTAATAGCCGGCAGTTGGGATTGTCGA GTAAGATGCTGGGAGGTAGAAGCTTCTGGAAAAACCGTTCTAAAGGCAGTTCAGGGGATGGATGGTCCTATACTGGATGTGGCATGGCACGAT gaCGGAAGCAAAGTTTTCATGGCATCAACGGATAAGAGCGTGAAATGCTGGGATCTAGCCAGCAACCAGACCATGCAG GTAGCGGCACATGATGCACCGGTAAAAACCTGTCATTGGATCAAGGCCCCCAACTACACCTGCCTCATGACAGCCTCATGGGACAAAACCCTCAAG TTCTGGGACACGAGAAGCTCGGTGCCCATAATGACTATGAACCTCACCGAACGCTGCTATTGTGCTGATGTG GACTATCCAATGGCAGTTGTGGGCACAGCTGACAGgggtatatgtatttatactcTGGAAGGCAAACCGGCCGAATTCAAACGCGTGGAGTCACCGCTGAAATACCAGCACCGGTGCATCGCCATCTTTAAAGACAAGAAGACCAAACAGCCGACTGGTTTCGCGGTGGGCAGCGTGGAAGGCCGCGTGGCCATCCAATATGTAACCCCTGCCAACCCTAAAGACAATTTCACATTCAAATGCCACCGCTCTGCTGGCACTACAGCTGGTTATCAAGACATCTATGCGGTCAACGATGTGGCATTCCATCCAGCCCATGGCACTCTGGCCACAGTGGGCTCAGACGGTTCATTCTCGTTCTGGGATAAGGACGCCCGCACCAAGCTCAAATCATCTGAACTGATAGACCAGCCGCTAACAAAGTGCGCCTTCAACCATAATGGCCAAATTTTTGCATATGCAGTGGGCTATGATTGGTCCAAG GGTCATGAACACTACAATCAAGCAAAGAAGACTTATATCTTCCTCCGGCCGTGCTATGAGGACCTCAAGCCACGCTCTACTTAG
- the LOC116775308 gene encoding SOSS complex subunit B homolog: MSSTEYVQIKDLKPGMKNINAIFIVLEVGLPTLTKEAREVRTLRVADASASVNLSVWDEPGALLQPGDIVRLTRGYASLWRSALTLYSGKSGDIQKVGEFCMLFNEQVNMSEPQPTPPPAANAPPPDRTNGAHAPARNMAQSQTSTPGTQQMQSKNERFSQNNQEHNSKHQHKTYVRGRGHQRGNNRR, translated from the coding sequence ATGAGCAGTACTGAGTACGTCCaaataaaagatttgaaaCCGGGTATGAAAAACATAAACGCAATCTTCATAGTGTTGGAGGTGGGACTGCCGACGCTGACGAAGGAGGCGCGCGAGGTGCGCACGTTGCGCGTGGCGGATGCTTCGGCCTCCGTCAACTTGTCAGTTTGGGACGAACCCGGCGCTCTGTTGCAGCCAGGAGACATCGTGCGCCTCACGCGTGGCTACGCTTCGCTTTGGCGTTCTGCACTCACCTTGTACTCGGGAAAATCTGGCGACATACAAAAAGTGGGTGAATTCTGTATGCTGTTCAACGAACAAGTGAACATGAGCGAACCTCAGCCGACGCCACCGCCCGCTGCGAACGCACCACCCCCTGATCGTACCAATGGCGCGCATGCCCCCGCCCGCAACATGGCCCAATCCCAAACATCAACACCCGGCACTCAGCAGATGCAGTCGAAGAATGAACGGTTTTCACAGAACAATCAGGAGCACAATAGCAAACATCAGCACAAGACATATGTTAGAGGAAGAGGACACCAGCGCGGCAACAACAGGAGATAA